The Geotrypetes seraphini chromosome 2, aGeoSer1.1, whole genome shotgun sequence genome contains the following window.
tcTGGTATgtggatgcagatagaccctgagtgcttATTCACAGAATGCATCACAGGCAGACTGTTTCAAACAGCCCTAAAAGATGGTTTCaaatagccctgattaaatcatgattacaaACCAACTTGCAGCTAACAGGTGTGAAAAGGtgctaagaagatgtgttaatgtctgatgcttaggatggacagcttaggatatacaatgggtccaggtgcacagataactattgtcagaggcatactggaaattacatttgactgcAACCTATTCTTTtcctgtctagcacaagtttactatgtttaacttctattgaagctcaatagattctgtATTTTagccaaactataaaagcccccttgCAACATCACCCCCCTTCTTCTTGTTCGTCTTGCTCTCTACCTGAAGCTCGGTacatcaccctccccacccccctatttctctctctctctttctttgtgtgttctctctcattcacaagaacacagaaacagtctctgtaattgtaacttttatgaatcctacttttctgtaagcctatttctataatatattctttatgcaatcacctctggctgtgcttctcatttgattctactcctggtgaatcttcagtgagggaatttaacctgggacctggcgtttcaAACCTTACAGTGTCTCTGCAGAACactgtgataaatagtagtagtactagtaGCTCCCCAGCCTAACGTAGATCGTCAAAATCTTTTGATGAGGTGGTTCTttaaacagcagacctctggaaaAATTGGCTGGACACATCCACCACAGAAGTGAGTTTTTGAGTTGTAGTGTCACTGATGAGCTCTGGAAGAGAAAACCAGTttcttgagaccactgggctgaTAATGTCCAACTGATTTTGTGTGAGATGAAAACGGGCAAATGTAACCACATATACTGTGAAGGCCAAGTGACCTAGAAATCATAGCATGTGATGTGCTGTCAGGTGGTGATAAGAAAAGACCTCCTGTCGGATCTGAAGCAGCGTAGTGAGCTTCTGCAGAGGGAGGAAAGCACGTGTCCGGTTGTGTCTGGAAGGGCCCCAATAAACTCCAAAGTCTGAGTGGGCTTTAGGTGGGGTTTGAAATAATTGACTCCAAATCCTAGGCTGCATTCAAAGCTTGTTGGGGGTGTggaggctttgatcaaccagtcgccCAGGTAAGAAAAATGTGGAAAGCGAATGAGTGTAATATCGCTGCTATCACCACCAAGCACTTTTGATGAACACTCTGGGTACTGATGCCAGTCCAAAAGGGAGCACTTTGTACTGGAAATGGTATGCTCCCATACAGAagcaaaggtattttctgtgaACAAGGAGAATAGAAATATATGTGTGTGCTTCCTTCAGGTCTAGAGAGAATAAccagtcaattttttttttctaaaagagGTAATAGGGTTCCCAGAGagagcatccaaaatttctccttcaCCATATATTTATTTAGTGCTCTGGGGTCTAAGATTGGATGAACACCTCCAAACTTTTTAGGGATAAGGAAATACCTTGAATAGAATCCCTTGCCCTTTTATTGCAGTGGAACCTTTTCTATTGTTTTGAGATGGAGGAGAGCTGAGAATTCCTGGTGAATAAGGGCTCTTTGTTGGAGCTCTCTGTtgggactctcttggagggtggtttgGTAGTTTCTTTTGGAGATTAAGGGCATAGCCACGACTAACCACTTGAAGAACCCATTGATCTAATGTAATGAGGGTCCAATGCCATTGGTAATGGATGAGCTTGCTTCCTATTGGGAGAGTCTGAGGAGCGGGATGAGATACACTGGCTAAGCTCTCTAGGAAGGAGTGAAAACAACTGCTATTGTTTAGGTTGAGTAGGCGCAGATATTTTCTTTTGCCTGTGTTGCCTTGGGCATCTTTGAGTAGATGTTTGCATAGATGCAGGCAACTGATTGTATTTATTTCTGGAATAGTATGAAGCATGCCTGTAGGAGCTTGAAAAGTGCTTAGGCTGCTAAAACTGTTGTGCTTTAGAGGAGGAAAGAGTGGTCACACAGTTAGTATGTCTTTTAATATTCTGAGTGACCTCTGGTCACCAAACAGGTCATCACCAGTGCAAGGTATGTTGGAAAGATGGTCTTAAACATTGGCATCAAGGTCTGATTTTCTGAGCCAAGCTTGCCTTCTCATAGTGTTGGACATTGCTGAAGTACAAGAGGCTGCATCAAAGGCATCGTATGTAGAGCGAACCATGTATTGCCTGTTTTTTAGGAGGTCATGTCTGAGATGCCGATAAGTTGTAAAGTTTAGagggtattatttatttatgttgatTTATATTAGTCCTCCccgaggagcccagaacgggttatatGGTAACATAAATAGCAGCAAACAAGACACATAACAATTAACAACAGGGAACAAAAGACTAAGGCAGTAGTTCAGTTGTTCTGGATCAGTAGACACTTGGAGCCTGAGGCATGCACAGGGAAAGAATCAGTGTGTGTACAGGGAGAGAGTCAGTTGGACATCTATTAAGAATACAGTGGTTTGGGAATAACAGTCTGAATATTAGCTTGTCCTGCAGAGTcagtgaagaggtaggtttttattgctttcctaaagctcaaaagtccatcaagGGATTTGATGTTGGAAGGCAGCTGATTCCAGTACTTTGGTAAGAAGTGAGAGTATGATCTTCATCTGGCACTTTCCAGTTGGAGGCTCCGACCAGGGGATATTTGAAGACATGTTTCCTCCTGGGCGCAGAGCGGTCTGTTTGGGACATAAGGCAGGGTTTGGCTGATAAGTAGCCAGACGCCATATCGTGTAAGGACTTGAACACATATACTAAGTCTCTGAAGATGCAATGTTTGGCtacgggtagccagtgggctgataCTAGCACTTGGGATACTGAATCATGGGTGCGAAGGTTCTTCAGTAGTCTGATTGCTGCGTTTTTGTACACATTGGAGACGCTTAATATATTTTGCCGTTAGTCCGTTGAATAATGCATTGTAGTAGTCTATAGAGGCATAGAGAAATTGTGAAAAGTCTGGTTTGGAGAAATAGTTTCTTATTTGCCCTAGTTATCATAGATAGTAGAACAAAGATGAGATTACTTGCGCGATATGGTCAATAAGTGATAAGTTAGAGTCGTGAAGTACCCCTAGGCTGCGGACTTGGTCTTTGGCGGTTATGGTAGATGATTCCCAGAGGAGAGAGGGGCAGTTGTTGGCACAATGTTCTTTacagatccaaaggagttcagtTTCTGTGACGTTTAGTTGGAGCTTATTTGCGGACATCCTGATTTATGATTTCTGAGATACAGTTTTGTAATTTTGCAATCTGGGAGTCACGGTTGTCACCTAGCGGTAGGTATAATTGGATATTGTTGGCAAAGGAGTGAATCTTGATTTGGTGTTTGTGGGCTATATCCAGGACAGGCGTAATATAGAAATTAAACAGCAGAGGGGATAGTAGTACTCCTTGTGGTACCCCCATATTTGGCTTTGACAGGATAGTATCGAGTAGCACGCATTGGGATTTGTCACTTAGGAAGGATGCGAACCAGAGAAGTGCCGCATCTCAGACGCCAAGCTTGGTGAGTCAGGTGAGGAGGATGTCTATCAACtttgtaagctccctgggaatgcccagaccaattctttttttgtaaaccgcttagaactgaaaggtattggtgggatagaaaacAGTAATGTAATTGTGTCAAATTCTACGCTGAGGTCTAGTAGCACCAGAAGGACATAATTTCCTTtctccatgagtttccagcaggaGGTGTATTTGGTTGAGTACtatttttttccaggatctttgaAACGAAAGGTAGGTTGGAGATGAACCCACCCATCCCTAGGCTCACATTACATATATACACCCACCAATCATCCTCAACATGGGAGTGGAGAGGTGCAGATAGCACCCGGGGCAACAAGGGGAGCATCTGGCAGAACAATTGGTCGTCTAGGAGTAGAGCTGcgacctcgggggggggggagcatggaCGTGAAGGCCATCGAGAGGAGTGTCGAGAGTCAGAAGGTCCACTCCTCTACACTGAAATGACCATACAccaacaacccaattgctgtatatactgtatttttcgctccataagatgcactttcccccccaaaaaaagtgggcggaaataagggtgcatcttatgaagcgaatataaaaaaaaaaaaaaaaaaaaccccggcggtacctttaaatgttAGAGGTCggtggatggctgcctgctgcttggCGGGACCCGCGGCGCCAAGCGCACTAATGCCTGGGCCCGGACACTTCCCTAATTGTGCCGAtcgctggtgcttcgcagggctgctgcctgctgattaccggcaTGTCGGGGCCAGTGATGCACAAGTACGCTGCTGCGTGGGTgggcgccacttctgaatggctgcctcagtagaACATAGAAATGTATCCAAATAACAGCAGTTAGGCTTCTCAGTCCGTCTTAAAGCTACCTATAtaccaggggtatcaaagtccctcctcgagggctgcaatccagtcaggttttcaggatttccccaatgactatgcatgagatctattagcatacaatgaaagcagtgcatgcaaatggatctcatgcatattcattgaggaaatcccaaaaacccgactggaatgcggccctcgaggagggactttgacacccctgctttataaatAAGCTTAGGAGCCTGGGGTACAGAGTACTACCTAGTTACTAATTACATACTTGATTTCTATTGGATTGTCACACTTTGTCATATTTAATGATTGGATGATATACATAATTGCAGTTGAGTCATAATGAAGCTTGGCGTCACTTGGTGTCAAATATGATTTTCTCTAttttccctgacaatgcattcttaatactaaggtcgATGATCCCTGAGGGTGAGCCCCCGCCCTCCTAAGGGTGATTGTAGTCAGCTGTTTCACCTGCAATAGATGTCATCTTGACCATGTCTTCCTGACCTGGAGTTATGGCTTTTCTTGTGACCCAAGCATTTCTTGGAAAGTCTTGGAATAGGATATTTATCACTTGTCACAATCGGCAGATAATTGTCAGCTTCTAGGGCAAAGATGAAGTCCTCTTACAAAAGTATTATTTATGCCGACAGGAAAATATATACTTTGCACAGTTCGTAGACCTTGTGGTAGGATTAATTCAGCAGCACAATGTCTCTCCTGAATGTCTTTCTCCACATTTCCTCCTCAATGCTAAAGACGATACAGTCAAAGATGCAGGAAATAGGCACATGTTATCGATGCCTTCATTAAGCGTGTATAACGCATGTACAGCAGTCTGCGGTATCTCACTTACCTTACTCGGACTCAGTTGAGGCTAATGGCGTGATGACAGGATGACTTCAATAGCCCAGCTAGCCCGTTCCACAGCAGCATATTCAGATGATCTTGGAGGCAGGCGCCTGTTGGCGGCATAGACTGCACTTGCTGCTGTGAAGATGGCGTATGTACGGTAAGTACAACAACTTTCGCTCGTTGCTGCACAGATCGTGGAACTGGTGCCTGTGAGGTAGGTGACACAGCATGTGCTTGTGGTGAGGAATCCATTCATTGCGTCTTTGCAGGAGAAGATGGTTGCGTTGAACCAGCATTGGCAGGGGAACAGTGCTTGTGCTTTTTAACTTTCTTACCTGATTCCCCCAATAGCGACAGCACTGAAGTAGCTGAGGTACAACGGGATGTTGACATCAATGGCCCTGGAGGTGGGATGCAAAGAGCATTGACCTTGAACAAGGCTGTGTGAAAAACTGACccaactaaaaaaagaaaaaatttgatcaggAGCTAAACGACTGCAAGAGAAAAACCACCAACTCGAGTTTcctcagagaggaggaggaggctagAAGGCCGAGGTCTAAAAGCACGCCTTTTGTTAATActagcaaataaaataaataaaaagtaaatatAATATGGGAAAGCATAAAACATATGCAACTAATATACACAGAAAATAAATGCGTACAATATACGTATATTAAAAatgcatgagaacataagaatagccttactgggtcagaccaatggtccatcaaacccagtagcccaaacctcacggtggccaatccaggtcactagtacctggccaaaacccaaggagtagcaacattccatacagaatctcaaagaatagcaaaagattccggaaccccaaagagtagcaactagTGCTAcacgattcaggaaaaaaaaaaatttgattcgattcgattcagcctactgaattggtttttcgattcgattttcctgcccaattaggttttttttcaaatatcctggtgggtttattttatagcctcttcaccccctttgccttctcctaacaacactggcgttgtggtgtaaacaaaataaacaaacaaaaaagacttttcctttctctgttaaatcctagctcacatttgcggtctaacaccagctctggcaggatacatgtttcaaatgtgacatattgtaatcacaaaagggaaaataaaatgagtttttctaccttttgttgtctggtcattcaaatcttgttgggcccaggctctggttgtcttctgataacttgcttgccagggtctccttctttcttctttctctttttcttttataatcatccatctgccatttctgtcttccccttccgtttcccttccctcccccagaggtctggcatctttcttttttttcgtctccatccacagatccaccttttcttaactaccctttcatccagcatctctccctccttccccaccaccccagggtccaccatctctccctttcttttcccaactaccctcctatccagtatctctatccccccctccacaccatcccttgtgtccaacttctctccctttctgttccttccctccctaaatcccattgtccatcatctctcttcctctcctctattttcagacccattatttcttccccccccaaagtccgtcATATGCACAACTCttttaaccccccttccctccctctgtgtacttctacaccagggcccccctcccctggtctgtccccccccttgaaggcctgcacctccccatgaaggcctgaccccctcgaaggcctacatcccccccagaAGACCTGCCtgatccccctgaaggcctgtcccccccctttgaaggcctgtatcccccaaaggcctgcctgcctgtcccccctgaaggcctgtccccccctttgaaggcctgcatccccccaaaggctggcttgcctgtcccccctgaaggcctgttcccccctttgaaggcctgcatccccctgaaggcctgcctgtccccccccctttgaaggactgcatccccctgaaggccggcctgcctgtccccccctttgaaggcctgcatcctcccccgaaggcctgcctgcctgtccccccctttgaaggtctgcatcccccccaaaggcctgcctgcctgtccccccctttgaaggtctgcatcccccccaaaggcctgcctgcctgtccccccctttgaaggcctgcctgcctatctcctctGAAGCCCTGTACCCCTCTCCCCCGGAAGGCTGCACCCTCCCGAAggactacaccccccccccggaaggcctgctgTTCCCTTGGCCTCCAGAATCAATGTCCCTAACTTCAgtagcctgcaataagatcgttggcgctagcgatctttgcaagctgctgaacGGCTTTGgagcgtcttctctctgccgcggtcccgccccttctctgatgtcagagaaggagcgggaccacggcagagagaaGCCGTTCTGAAGCCgttcagcagcttgcaaagatcgccagcaccagcgatcttattgcaggctgctgaagttagggACATTGAttctggaggccagggggaataCGGAGAGCACAGCAACGGGcaagcacttcccgactgaccctccccattcGCCCTCGAAAGCAGAAGCGGCAGGCCAGTaaaaggcagcgctgccgctcctgctttagagggcgagtggggagggtcagtcaatgaatcgggaggccgattttttgacGGGGTAAATCggttcaaattgattcacccgaaataaatcagtgaatcgattcgaatcgtgaatcgggcagtactagtagcaacattccatgctaccgatccagggcaagcagtggcttctcccatgtctgtctcaaaacgTCTTCTCTACTCTGCCGAAAACAAAtaaactgatggtcccatgagctgGCAACAGTTGGGAAGGCACCTGTGTATGCACGGCACGGGCAGTCGTTTGatttcttaaagtgacagttcactttaacattccatggatgatgtcacccacatgtgagaatatctgcctgcttgtcctaggatattATAATATAGTCTCTTTCTTCAGAGCTCTTCTCTCTAGTTTATCCAGTGTGCCAGATGTTAATTGTCATTCTGGCGTGTAATTATTATGCTAAAATGGCAGTTACGTGCCACAGCGGAGGTGACATGGCAAGAGTCCTTGTAAATGCTCTTAAGTGCTATTCCTTAAGGTAATGCTTAAGAGCTATTGCACGTAGGTATGATGGGTTGGAGTGCAAATAGGTGAGCAACGAGTGGGTTACAGGTGATTCCTATACCTACATGCAAAAACTATAAATTACTGTCGAGCACTCGGATTTTTGGCACCTTTACAAAATTGACTCTGGACAAAAATGCTTGAAAAAAATGGTTTGCAAATATGAAACTGACTAATTCTCAATCCAAAAAACAAAATCCACCCATGGAAACTCCTGGTGTGATACAACCTATCGTTTCTCATTATATACAGGCTTTATCATAGAAACAACTGCTGTTTTCTAACTCATGAGAAATATCTTCTGTTTATATCCAGCAGATCATCAGATCCGACACAAATGGAAAAGAATAAAGAATCGAGGAGAATATCTGGTAAAAATGGAACAAATTCAAACACAGTCAGAAAATGTCAGTGTGAATATTTCCCAGAGACCTGAGAAGATTAACACAAAGAATTGTAAGCAGGAATCAAAGGAACAGAAACCCCCTACAAGAGACACAACGGATGGAGTCACTAAGTGTGAGAGAAATGAGAGGGAGCTCAGTAACATCTCTGAGGACAAGATACACCTAGCAGAGAGACCCTTCCAAATTAATAATAGTGATAAAGTGATTTCTGGATTCCTCCATGGCAAGAGGAAAGATGAAAAACACCTGAAAGAACTACAAATGCACAAAAGGGATCATAAAAATGAGAAAATATTcacatgtagtgagtgtaatcaAAGCTTTACTCGGCTTTCAggtctaaaaagacaccaaatgattCGCACAggatacaaaccatttacatgtactgagtgtaataaaagcttcactcggctttcagatctaaaaacacaccagaggatccacacaggacacaaaccatttacatgtactgagtgtagtaaaagcttcactcggctttcagatctaaaaacacaccagaggatccacacaggacagaaaccatttacatgtactgagtgtaataaaagcttcactcaaaaTTCACATCTAAGAAGACACCAAAGGATCCACACAGATcaaaaaccatttacatgtactgagtgtaataaaagcttcactcggctttcagatCTAAGAAGACACCAGAGCATCCACATtgggcacaaaccatttacatgtactgagtgtaataaaagcttcactctgctttcagatctaaaaagacatcagaggatccacacaggacacaaaccatttacatgtactgagtgtaataaaagcttcactcagctttcagatctaaaaagacaccagAGCATCCACACAgatcacaaaccatttacatgtattgaatgtaataaaagcttcaatcgcctttcaaatctaaaaagtcacaaaatgatccacacagggtacaaaccatttacatgtcctgagtgtaataaaagcttcactcgacATTCATATCTAAAAGAACACCAGAGAATCCACACAGGGTACATACCATTTACAGGTACTGAGTGTAATCAAAGC
Protein-coding sequences here:
- the LOC117354969 gene encoding zinc finger protein 664-like; protein product: MSEGASARMQVTFEEVAVSFSQEEWEYLDEEQKELYREVMKDNYQTLISLGTGFPTITPKIISYIERGEEPYIRGEPGSEERETGNSSCSADHQIRHKWKRIKNRGEYLVKMEQIQTQSENVSVNISQRPEKINTKNCKQESKEQKPPTRDTTDGVTKCERNERELSNISEDKIHLAERPFQINNSDKVISGFLHGKRKDEKHLKELQMHKRDHKNEKIFTCSECNQSFTRLSGLKRHQMIRTGYKPFTCTECNKSFTRLSDLKTHQRIHTGHKPFTCTECSKSFTRLSDLKTHQRIHTGQKPFTCTECNKSFTQNSHLRRHQRIHTDQKPFTCTECNKSFTRLSDLRRHQSIHIGHKPFTCTECNKSFTLLSDLKRHQRIHTGHKPFTCTECNKSFTQLSDLKRHQSIHTDHKPFTWGVAFFLIPWLDGALSWLVLDLGIFLL